A window of Pomacea canaliculata isolate SZHN2017 linkage group LG3, ASM307304v1, whole genome shotgun sequence contains these coding sequences:
- the LOC112560445 gene encoding uncharacterized protein LOC112560445 isoform X1, translating to MPVTFSCLLLSAALAYRKRTLRSQLTHHQRRRPYKTRMKTLLLLALLGGCCTLGHACSCIPIISADDYCRIFDLIFLGTAFTEYKQRERPIDPKDPWSVLDINAAWVYTFQVDKILWAKESLKAPKTVTIRTKVQDSMCGFQFALDKYFIVFARLYDGAYTASACDTNVPWEHVDKGQKQFYSSLIPKHCARYSEKN from the exons ATGCCGGTGACATTTTCCTGTCTTTTACTTTCAGCGGCATTGGCATACA GAAAACGAACCTTGAGGTCCCAGCTGACGCACCACCAGCGAAGACGTCCCTACAAGACAAGAATGAAAACTCTGTTGCTTCTCGCTCTGCTTGGCGGCTGCTGCACTTTAGGCCATGCATGCAGTTGCATCCCCATCATCTCAGCAGACGATTACTGCCGCATCTTTGACCTGA TTTTTCTCGGGACTGCATTTACCGAGTATAAGCAAAGGGAAAGACCAATCGACCCTAAGGATCCGTGGTCGGTCTTGGACATCAATGCTGCGTGGGTGTACACGTTCCAAGTAGACAAGATCTTATGG GCTAAGGAATCACTCAAAGCACCGAAAACAGTCACAATTAGAACTAAAGTCCAAGATTCCATGTGTGGCTTTCAATTTGCACTGGATAAATATTTCATAGTTTTTG CTCGCCTTTACGATGGGGCCTACACAGCCAGCGCCTGTGACACCAATGTACCCTGGGAACACGTGGACAAAGGCCAAAAGCAGTTTTACTCAAGTCTCATCCCAAAGCACTGCGCACGATACAGCGAAAAGAACTGA
- the LOC112560445 gene encoding uncharacterized protein LOC112560445 isoform X2 translates to MKTLLLLALLGGCCTLGHACSCIPIISADDYCRIFDLIFLGTAFTEYKQRERPIDPKDPWSVLDINAAWVYTFQVDKILWAKESLKAPKTVTIRTKVQDSMCGFQFALDKYFIVFARLYDGAYTASACDTNVPWEHVDKGQKQFYSSLIPKHCARYSEKN, encoded by the exons ATGAAAACTCTGTTGCTTCTCGCTCTGCTTGGCGGCTGCTGCACTTTAGGCCATGCATGCAGTTGCATCCCCATCATCTCAGCAGACGATTACTGCCGCATCTTTGACCTGA TTTTTCTCGGGACTGCATTTACCGAGTATAAGCAAAGGGAAAGACCAATCGACCCTAAGGATCCGTGGTCGGTCTTGGACATCAATGCTGCGTGGGTGTACACGTTCCAAGTAGACAAGATCTTATGG GCTAAGGAATCACTCAAAGCACCGAAAACAGTCACAATTAGAACTAAAGTCCAAGATTCCATGTGTGGCTTTCAATTTGCACTGGATAAATATTTCATAGTTTTTG CTCGCCTTTACGATGGGGCCTACACAGCCAGCGCCTGTGACACCAATGTACCCTGGGAACACGTGGACAAAGGCCAAAAGCAGTTTTACTCAAGTCTCATCCCAAAGCACTGCGCACGATACAGCGAAAAGAACTGA